In the Methanobrevibacter arboriphilus JCM 13429 = DSM 1125 genome, one interval contains:
- a CDS encoding deoxyhypusine synthase produces the protein MNVNQMNINEDMKIIDIIDEFSASGVLGAGRVGRSCELLANMISQDDMKVFLSVAGPLVPGGLRNVISTMIKRGHIDVLITSGANITHDLLESFGGSHYREYGFDDEKLNEAGMGRIGDVYTKSDDFEVFEKEIITFFDKITKSIAKKNFNDPKSCDKHNIISIKDFLYEIGLLIEDENSILKVAAENNVPIFAPGLIDSMFGLQLWMFTQENNLVIDAIADMHDLSDIVFDSDAVGAVILGGGLPKHYCLASNLLKGGVDAAIQITMDRSETGSLSGAPLEEAKSWSKAKCGSNLVSVIGDVTIIFPLIYAAALNKINK, from the coding sequence ATGAATGTTAATCAAATGAATATTAATGAAGATATGAAAATTATCGATATTATTGATGAATTTTCTGCATCTGGTGTATTAGGTGCTGGTAGAGTTGGAAGGTCTTGTGAACTTTTAGCTAATATGATTTCTCAGGATGATATGAAGGTTTTTTTAAGTGTAGCTGGACCTCTTGTTCCTGGAGGTCTTCGTAATGTTATTTCTACTATGATTAAAAGAGGTCATATTGATGTTTTAATAACAAGTGGAGCTAATATAACTCATGATCTTTTAGAATCTTTTGGTGGATCTCATTATCGTGAATATGGTTTTGATGATGAAAAATTAAATGAAGCTGGAATGGGTAGAATTGGAGATGTTTATACTAAATCTGATGATTTTGAAGTTTTTGAAAAAGAAATAATCACTTTTTTTGATAAAATAACTAAATCTATTGCTAAAAAAAATTTTAACGATCCAAAATCTTGTGATAAACATAATATAATTTCTATTAAGGATTTCTTGTATGAAATAGGACTTTTAATTGAAGATGAAAATTCTATTCTTAAAGTAGCTGCTGAAAACAATGTTCCTATTTTTGCACCAGGATTAATTGACAGTATGTTTGGTTTACAATTATGGATGTTTACTCAAGAAAATAATCTTGTTATAGATGCTATTGCCGATATGCATGATCTTTCGGATATTGTCTTTGATTCAGATGCTGTTGGGGCTGTAATTCTTGGAGGAGGACTTCCTAAGCATTATTGTTTAGCATCTAATCTTTTAAAAGGAGGTGTTGATGCAGCTATTCAAATTACAATGGATCGTAGTGAAACTGGAAGTTTAAGTGGAGCACCTCTTGAAGAAGCTAAATCTTGGTCAAAAGCTAAATGTGGCTCAAATTTAGTTTCGGTTATTGGTGATGTAACTATTATATTCCCTTTAATTTATGCTGCTGCATTGAATAAAATTAATAAATAA